Proteins encoded by one window of Mustelus asterias chromosome 9, sMusAst1.hap1.1, whole genome shotgun sequence:
- the dusp8a gene encoding dual specificity protein phosphatase 8 isoform X3, whose translation MCCTARLPYAADHPAVSPKGGFAAFSSCFPGLCEGKPTTILPMSISQPCLPVANIGPTRILPHLYLGSQKDVLNKDLMAQNGITFVLNASNSCPKPDFISESHFMRIPVNDNYCEKLLPWLDESVVFIDKAKVSNCRVLVHCLAGISRSATVAIAYIMKTMGLSSDDAYRFVKDRRPSISPNFNFMGQLLEYEKSLKLLKVRSLSSLKPQADRQEEEVDKEVTEARRGIFERMRPAFPTSETTGQAAQKDVNQQCSDSESSGTDWKNASHITLQQGLNGLHLSTERIQDTNRLKRSFSLDVKSSYSPSVSFNSSKAATPMDSDDIPKLCKLEVKMASPGFEQYSPSLDSPDKPTGSDFGAESKARQRRKPKHIGNLANPSSSPVHPLSLNLTRTGIPCPVHKVNNVEDNLKQALLLNIPSAQQLPLGNNGINRWGKHSELVQSPASTSPSVSTPWYFSTDSQSSHLAGSTNLFSGGAPSYSSFGCSTAPNGCEQYGGVRLREKQPEPRDTRRSWHEEGAIEKQFKRRSCQMEFEDGMSESRSREDLGKIGKQSSFSGSMEIIEVS comes from the exons GGGGATTTGCTGCATTTTCATCGTGTTTCCCAGGCCTGTGTGAGGGCAAGCCCACCACTATCCTGCCAATGAGCATCTCGCAGCCGTGCCTACCTGTCGCCAACATCGGTCCTACTCGAATCCTCCCGCATTTGTACTTAGGGTCGCAGAAAGACGTGCTAAATAAG GACTTAATGGCACAGAATGGAATCACATTTGTTCTTAATGCCAGCAACTCTTGTCCCAAGCCCGACTTCATCTCAGAAAGTCACTTCATGCGCATTCCTGTCAACGACAACTACTGTGAGAAGCTTCTGCCCTGGTTGGATGAATCTGTTGTTTTCATCG ACAAAGCAAAAGTCTCCAACTGCCGAGTGCTTGTCCACTGTTTGGCTGGGATCTCTCGATCGGCTACAGTCGCCATTGCCTACATTATGAAGACCATGGGCCTGTCCTCCGATGACGCATACAG GTTTGTCAAAGATCGAAGGCCGTCGATATCTCCCAATTTCAACTTCATGGGGCAGCTGCTTGAGTATGAAAAGAGCCTAAAGCTCCTGAAAGTCCGGTCCCTAAGCTCCCTGAAGCCTCAGGCAGACAGACAGGAGGAGGAAGTCGACAAAGAAGTGACTGAGGCCCGCAGAGGCATTTTCGAAAGGATGCGTCCTGCCTTCCCTACCTCCGAGACTACAGGGCAAGCTGCACAGAAGGATGTGAACCAGCAATGCAGTGattcagagagcagtggaactgATTGGAAGAATGCATCACACATCACCTTGCAGCAGGGCCTCAATGGTCTGCATCTGTCCACGGAGCGGATTCAGGACACCAACCGGCTCAAGCGCTCTTTCTCACTGGACGTCAAGTCTTCCTACTCGCCAAGTGTCAGCTTCAATTCCAGCAAGGCCGCCACACCAATGGATTCTGATGACATCCCAAAGCTTTGCAAACTCGAGGTCAAAATGGCCAGCCCCGGCTTTGAGCAATACTCTCCGAGCCTGGACAGCCCAGATAAGCCCACAGGGTCAGACTTCGGTGCCGAATCGAAAGCTCGGCAGAGGCGCAAACCAAAGCACATTGGCAATCTCGCAAACCCGTCCAGCTCACCCGTGCATCCCTTAAGTTTAAACTTAACCAGGACTGGCATTCCCTGCCCAGTCCACAAGGTCAACAATGTGGAGGACAACCTGAAACAGGCGCTGCTGCTGAATATCCCTAGCGCCCAGCAGCTCCCTTTGGGAAATAATGGCATCAACCGGTGGGGGAAGCATTCAGAACTGGTACAATCCCCGGCTTCAACAAGCCCCTCTGTCAGCACTCCGTGGTACTTTAGCACAGACTCCCAATCCAGTCACCTGGCAGGAAGCACCAACCTCTTCAGTGGTGGCGCCCCTTCATACTCCTCCTTTGGCTGCAGCACTGCACCGAACGGCTGCGAGCAGTACGGGGGGGTCCGGCTTCGCGAGAAGCAGCCCGAGCCAAGGGACACACGGCGGAGCTGGCACGAGGAGGGAGCCATTGAGAAACAGTTCAAGAGGCGGAGCTGCCAGATGGAGTTTGAGGACGGCATGTCAGAGAGCAGGTCGAGGGAAGACCTGGGGAAAATAGGGAAACAGTCCAGCTTTTCCGGCAGTATGGAGATCATTGAGGTGTCGTGA
- the dusp8a gene encoding dual specificity protein phosphatase 8 isoform X2, giving the protein MYETEMKLKIRVRRIKEGREIRGGFAAFSSCFPGLCEGKPTTILPMSISQPCLPVANIGPTRILPHLYLGSQKDVLNKDLMAQNGITFVLNASNSCPKPDFISESHFMRIPVNDNYCEKLLPWLDESVVFIDKAKVSNCRVLVHCLAGISRSATVAIAYIMKTMGLSSDDAYRFVKDRRPSISPNFNFMGQLLEYEKSLKLLKVRSLSSLKPQADRQEEEVDKEVTEARRGIFERMRPAFPTSETTGQAAQKDVNQQCSDSESSGTDWKNASHITLQQGLNGLHLSTERIQDTNRLKRSFSLDVKSSYSPSVSFNSSKAATPMDSDDIPKLCKLEVKMASPGFEQYSPSLDSPDKPTGSDFGAESKARQRRKPKHIGNLANPSSSPVHPLSLNLTRTGIPCPVHKVNNVEDNLKQALLLNIPSAQQLPLGNNGINRWGKHSELVQSPASTSPSVSTPWYFSTDSQSSHLAGSTNLFSGGAPSYSSFGCSTAPNGCEQYGGVRLREKQPEPRDTRRSWHEEGAIEKQFKRRSCQMEFEDGMSESRSREDLGKIGKQSSFSGSMEIIEVS; this is encoded by the exons GGGGATTTGCTGCATTTTCATCGTGTTTCCCAGGCCTGTGTGAGGGCAAGCCCACCACTATCCTGCCAATGAGCATCTCGCAGCCGTGCCTACCTGTCGCCAACATCGGTCCTACTCGAATCCTCCCGCATTTGTACTTAGGGTCGCAGAAAGACGTGCTAAATAAG GACTTAATGGCACAGAATGGAATCACATTTGTTCTTAATGCCAGCAACTCTTGTCCCAAGCCCGACTTCATCTCAGAAAGTCACTTCATGCGCATTCCTGTCAACGACAACTACTGTGAGAAGCTTCTGCCCTGGTTGGATGAATCTGTTGTTTTCATCG ACAAAGCAAAAGTCTCCAACTGCCGAGTGCTTGTCCACTGTTTGGCTGGGATCTCTCGATCGGCTACAGTCGCCATTGCCTACATTATGAAGACCATGGGCCTGTCCTCCGATGACGCATACAG GTTTGTCAAAGATCGAAGGCCGTCGATATCTCCCAATTTCAACTTCATGGGGCAGCTGCTTGAGTATGAAAAGAGCCTAAAGCTCCTGAAAGTCCGGTCCCTAAGCTCCCTGAAGCCTCAGGCAGACAGACAGGAGGAGGAAGTCGACAAAGAAGTGACTGAGGCCCGCAGAGGCATTTTCGAAAGGATGCGTCCTGCCTTCCCTACCTCCGAGACTACAGGGCAAGCTGCACAGAAGGATGTGAACCAGCAATGCAGTGattcagagagcagtggaactgATTGGAAGAATGCATCACACATCACCTTGCAGCAGGGCCTCAATGGTCTGCATCTGTCCACGGAGCGGATTCAGGACACCAACCGGCTCAAGCGCTCTTTCTCACTGGACGTCAAGTCTTCCTACTCGCCAAGTGTCAGCTTCAATTCCAGCAAGGCCGCCACACCAATGGATTCTGATGACATCCCAAAGCTTTGCAAACTCGAGGTCAAAATGGCCAGCCCCGGCTTTGAGCAATACTCTCCGAGCCTGGACAGCCCAGATAAGCCCACAGGGTCAGACTTCGGTGCCGAATCGAAAGCTCGGCAGAGGCGCAAACCAAAGCACATTGGCAATCTCGCAAACCCGTCCAGCTCACCCGTGCATCCCTTAAGTTTAAACTTAACCAGGACTGGCATTCCCTGCCCAGTCCACAAGGTCAACAATGTGGAGGACAACCTGAAACAGGCGCTGCTGCTGAATATCCCTAGCGCCCAGCAGCTCCCTTTGGGAAATAATGGCATCAACCGGTGGGGGAAGCATTCAGAACTGGTACAATCCCCGGCTTCAACAAGCCCCTCTGTCAGCACTCCGTGGTACTTTAGCACAGACTCCCAATCCAGTCACCTGGCAGGAAGCACCAACCTCTTCAGTGGTGGCGCCCCTTCATACTCCTCCTTTGGCTGCAGCACTGCACCGAACGGCTGCGAGCAGTACGGGGGGGTCCGGCTTCGCGAGAAGCAGCCCGAGCCAAGGGACACACGGCGGAGCTGGCACGAGGAGGGAGCCATTGAGAAACAGTTCAAGAGGCGGAGCTGCCAGATGGAGTTTGAGGACGGCATGTCAGAGAGCAGGTCGAGGGAAGACCTGGGGAAAATAGGGAAACAGTCCAGCTTTTCCGGCAGTATGGAGATCATTGAGGTGTCGTGA